Proteins encoded within one genomic window of Lepidochelys kempii isolate rLepKem1 chromosome 11, rLepKem1.hap2, whole genome shotgun sequence:
- the LOC140895583 gene encoding uncharacterized protein, with protein sequence MMESQNRKRAPAWTEREVRDLIAVWGEESVLSELRSSFRNAKTFVKISQGMKDRGHNRDPKQCRVKLKELRQAYQKTREANSRSGSEPQTCRFYDELHAILGGSATTTPAMLFDSFNGDGGNTEAGFGDEEDDEEEEVVDSSQQASGETGFPDSQELFLTLDLEPVPPKPTQGCLLDPAGGEGTSAACVSMITGSSPSQRLVKLRKKKKNALAMKCSPSSCCPPTLTEHRRMRGGK encoded by the exons atgatggagtcccagaatcgcaaaagagctccagcatggaccgaacgggaggtacgggatctgatcgctgtttggggagaggaatccgtgctatcagaactccgttccagttttcgaaatgccaaaacctttgtgaaaatctcccagggcatgaaggacagaggccataacagggacccgaagcagtgccgcgtgaaactgaaggagctgaggcaagcctaccagaaaaccagagaggcaaacagccgctctgggtcagagccccaaacatgccgcttctatgatgagctgcatgccattttagggggttcagccaccactaccccagccatgttgtttgactccttcaatggagatggaggcaatacggaagcaggttttggggacgaagaagatgatgaggaggaggaggttgtagatagctcacagcaagcaagcggagaaaccggttttcccgacagccaggaactgtttctcaccctagacctggagccagtaccccccaaacccacccaaggctgcctcctggacccagcaggcggagaagggacctctg ctgcatgtgtttcaatgatcacaggatcttctccttcccagaggctagtgaagcttagaaagaaaaaaaaaaacgcactcgcgatgaaatgttctccgagctcatgctgtcctcccacactgacagagcacagacgaatgcgtggaggcaaataa